The Papaver somniferum cultivar HN1 chromosome 3, ASM357369v1, whole genome shotgun sequence genome includes a region encoding these proteins:
- the LOC113359475 gene encoding WAT1-related protein At1g09380-like, with translation MAKREKMPEHSTGIKSSSFMVFVQLAGAGMQVWVKEAINDYDLRPLILVFFRQVFSSFVLGPATLLERIVANQCLFITGLQYTSATKASAIANLFPVVTFILGCFVGQEELALTKYGICKCIGTLGCVGGAIIISIAKWQVILTYSGLFTTWYKKGSQVGESNLGLLFVSFSCISAAVWFTLLANVRNTYNAPITITCLTSCLSILPLGIIAFSVEHDMAAWRAMGAMDYGVALYSGAIGTALSVYLMNLCINLRGSHFVSMFSPTSLIIVTILSWIFTNDAIFLGSWLRISIVGHES, from the exons atgGCTAAAAGAGAAAAAATGCCCGAGCATAGCACGGGCATAAAATCTAGTTCTTTTATGGTGTTTGTGCAATTAGCAGGAGCGGGCATGCAAGTTTGGGTTAAGGAAGCAATCAATGATTATGATTTGCGGCCTTTAATTCTTGTCTTCTTTAGACAagtattttcttcttttgttcttggGCCAGCGACGCTTCTTGAAAG AATTGTTGCAAACCAGTGTTTGTTTATCACTGGTTTGCAATACACATCGGCAACAAAAGCAAGTGCTATTGCCAACCTATTTCCAGTCGTCACATTTATACTGGGATGTTTTGTAGG GCAAGAAGAACTCGCTCTCACAAAATATGGAATATGCAAGTGTATTGGGACACTAGGATGTGTTGGTGGGGCTATTATCATTTCAATAGCCAAATGGCAGGTGATTTTAACCTACTCGGGATTATTTACTACTTGGTACAAGAAAGGCTCGCAAGTCGGGGAGAGTAATTTGGGACTTCTGTTCGTGAGCTTCAGCTGCATTTCAGCAGCCGTGTGGTTCACACTATTG GCTAATGTGAGGAATACCTACAATGCTCCAATAACAATCACATGTTTAACCAGCTGCCTCTCCATACTGCCATTGGGCATTATTGCCTTCAGCGTTGAGCATGATATGGCAGCATGGAGGGCGATGGGTGCCATGGACTACGGCGTTGCTCTCTACAGT GGAGCAATAGGCACTGCCCTATCCGTGTATCTGATGAACTTGTGTATCAACCTGCGAGGTTCCCACTTCGTGTCGATGTTTTCTCCTACAAGCCTTATAATTGTGACCATTCTTTCTTGGATATTCACGAACGATGCAATCTTTTTAGGAAG CTGGCTTAGGATTAGCATTGTGGGCCATGAATCGTGA